From one Haloferax marinisediminis genomic stretch:
- a CDS encoding anthranilate synthase component II, translating into MTHILVVDNYDSFAYNLVQYVGEFATKVDVYRNDDLTTDDIRDIDPDGIVISPGPGTPAEAGISVPTFRDLDYPTLGVCLGHQSLCAALGAHVGHAPEVVHGKPSLVEHDGKGVFTGLPDRIEVGRYHSLAVELDDIPDELVVTAYTVDDDARETDTGPDAGTDDTQVVMGVRHREKPHVGVQFHPESILTESGKDIVRNFVALAAGESPVADTWASWRPTQ; encoded by the coding sequence ATGACCCACATCCTCGTCGTCGACAACTACGACTCGTTCGCCTACAACCTCGTCCAGTACGTCGGTGAGTTCGCAACCAAGGTAGATGTCTACCGAAACGACGACCTGACGACCGACGACATCCGCGACATCGACCCCGACGGGATCGTCATCTCGCCGGGCCCCGGAACCCCAGCAGAGGCGGGCATCTCTGTCCCCACGTTCCGTGACCTCGACTATCCAACGCTCGGTGTCTGTCTCGGTCACCAGTCGCTGTGTGCCGCGCTCGGCGCGCACGTCGGCCACGCACCCGAAGTCGTTCACGGCAAACCATCGCTCGTCGAACACGACGGCAAGGGTGTCTTCACCGGTCTCCCCGACCGAATCGAAGTTGGCCGCTACCACTCGCTCGCGGTCGAACTCGACGACATCCCAGACGAATTGGTCGTCACCGCGTACACGGTCGACGACGACGCCCGAGAGACTGACACCGGACCAGATGCCGGAACCGACGACACACAGGTCGTGATGGGCGTTCGCCACCGCGAGAAACCACACGTCGGCGTGCAGTTCCACCCTGAGAGCATCCTGACCGAGTCGGGCAAAGACATCGTCCGAAACTTCGTCGCGCTGGCCGCTGGAGAGTCACCAGTCGCCGACACGTGGGCGTCGTGGAGGCCCACCCAATGA
- a CDS encoding copper-translocating P-type ATPase, whose translation MHEGHEQLFRRRFFVSTLLSIPVLLYSPTLQEWLRFSVPVFPGSEWVNPVFAVIVFAYGGIPFLKMAVPELRDRAPGMMTLISMAISVAFVYSLASVVFPTTAAFFWELVTLIDIMLLGHWIEMRSVRLASSALDELAKLIPDTAERITETGETEAVSVSDLGEGDLVLVRPGASVPADGVVEEGDSDVNEAMITGESKPVTKEPGAAVIGGTVNGDGSLRVRIAATGDETTLAGIMRLVEDAQQSKSKTQMLADRAAGWLFYVALAAAVVTGVAWTVATTFDVTVIERVVTVLVIACPHALGLAVPLVVAINTSLAAQNGMLVRDRIAMEQARELDVIVFDKTGTLTEGEQGVVDIETVEGITDEEALGLAAAVEADSEHMIAEAIRQAATERNVDSPRATGFEAIKGQGVRARVDDELIHVGGPNLLSTMEGEVPDVLRAFAERSGENARTVVYLLRDGEPVAAFALADVIREESYQVVDALHELGIEVAMLTGDSADVANAVADELGIDTVFAEVLPEDKDEKVQELQEQGNLVAMVGDGVNDAPALTRADIGIAIGSGTDVAVQSADIILVQNNPTDVVRLVKLSKASYRKMQENLVWAAGYNVFAIPLAAGVLAPAGILLSPAVGALLMSLSTVIVAINAQFLRQVDLELPSLPSVSVLGRSHPAD comes from the coding sequence ATGCACGAGGGGCACGAACAGCTGTTCCGACGGCGGTTCTTTGTCTCGACGCTGCTTTCGATTCCCGTCCTCCTCTACAGCCCGACACTGCAGGAGTGGCTGCGCTTCTCCGTCCCGGTGTTCCCCGGCAGTGAGTGGGTCAACCCCGTATTCGCGGTAATCGTCTTCGCCTACGGTGGAATTCCGTTCCTGAAGATGGCCGTCCCCGAACTACGTGACCGTGCACCCGGCATGATGACGCTCATTTCGATGGCGATCTCCGTCGCCTTCGTCTACAGCCTCGCGAGCGTGGTCTTCCCCACGACGGCGGCGTTCTTCTGGGAACTGGTGACGCTCATCGACATCATGCTGCTGGGCCACTGGATCGAGATGCGGTCGGTCCGACTGGCTTCGAGTGCACTGGACGAACTCGCGAAGCTGATTCCCGACACGGCCGAGCGCATCACCGAGACGGGTGAGACTGAGGCGGTCTCGGTGAGTGACCTCGGCGAGGGCGACCTCGTCCTCGTTCGGCCGGGTGCGAGCGTCCCCGCCGACGGCGTCGTCGAGGAGGGTGACTCGGACGTCAACGAGGCGATGATCACCGGCGAGTCGAAGCCAGTCACCAAGGAACCGGGTGCGGCGGTAATCGGCGGGACGGTCAATGGCGACGGGAGCCTCCGCGTGCGGATCGCCGCGACGGGCGACGAGACGACGCTGGCCGGAATCATGCGACTTGTCGAGGACGCCCAACAGAGCAAATCGAAGACACAGATGCTCGCCGACCGCGCCGCTGGCTGGCTGTTCTACGTGGCGCTCGCGGCCGCCGTGGTGACGGGGGTTGCCTGGACTGTCGCCACCACGTTCGACGTGACGGTGATCGAACGCGTGGTCACGGTGCTGGTCATCGCCTGCCCGCACGCGCTTGGACTCGCGGTTCCCCTGGTCGTTGCCATCAACACGTCCCTCGCCGCGCAGAACGGCATGCTCGTCCGAGACCGGATCGCGATGGAACAGGCTCGAGAGCTCGACGTGATAGTCTTCGACAAGACGGGGACCCTCACGGAAGGCGAGCAGGGCGTCGTGGACATCGAGACCGTCGAGGGTATCACGGACGAGGAAGCGCTCGGGTTGGCGGCGGCCGTCGAGGCCGACTCCGAGCACATGATCGCCGAAGCCATCCGTCAGGCGGCCACCGAGCGAAATGTCGACAGTCCCCGTGCGACCGGCTTCGAGGCGATCAAAGGGCAGGGCGTTCGGGCACGGGTCGATGACGAACTCATCCACGTCGGCGGGCCGAACCTCCTCTCGACCATGGAGGGGGAGGTTCCCGACGTGCTCCGGGCGTTCGCCGAGCGGTCCGGCGAGAACGCACGCACGGTGGTGTACCTCCTCCGCGACGGCGAGCCCGTCGCGGCGTTCGCTCTGGCGGACGTGATCCGAGAGGAGAGCTACCAGGTCGTCGACGCGCTCCACGAACTCGGCATCGAGGTGGCGATGCTCACCGGTGACTCTGCGGACGTCGCCAACGCGGTTGCCGACGAACTCGGTATCGACACGGTGTTCGCCGAGGTCCTCCCCGAAGACAAGGACGAGAAGGTTCAGGAGCTCCAAGAGCAAGGAAACCTCGTGGCGATGGTCGGTGACGGCGTGAACGACGCCCCGGCGCTCACGCGAGCCGATATCGGCATCGCCATCGGCTCCGGGACGGACGTCGCGGTGCAGTCGGCAGACATCATCCTCGTGCAGAACAACCCGACGGACGTGGTTCGCCTCGTGAAACTCAGCAAGGCGAGCTATCGGAAGATGCAGGAGAACCTCGTCTGGGCAGCCGGGTACAATGTCTTCGCGATTCCACTCGCGGCTGGCGTCCTGGCACCGGCTGGAATCTTGCTCTCACCAGCGGTGGGTGCGCTGTTGATGTCACTCTCGACAGTGATCGTGGCGATCAACGCACAGTTCCTCCGGCAGGTTGATCTGGAACTCCCATCGCTTCCGAGTGTGTCTGTGTTGGGGCGCTCTCACCCCGCGGACTGA
- the pabB gene encoding aminodeoxychorismate synthase, component I, giving the protein MTAPTVVTDRDDFCATAGDAPAGARVPVEVQVRVSDPFDAYRRSRRDSGGFFYETTGGQPGWGAFGVEPVERLTVGASAVSRDDTAPTLAALEGLVDSETLVRGECDVPYPCGLFGWLSYDVARELERLPESTTDDRRLPHLQLGLYDLVASWEEPRTDGDTRLRITCCPRIESDSDLDDVYDEARDRAVALARDAVDGTPEPVAAPVASHEAQFESECGRAAFAERVRAAKQYIRDGDTFQANLSQRLVAPAAVHPVDAYAALRAVNPAPYSGLLELPGLDLVSASPELLLRIDGDRLVTEPIAGTRPRGATPAEDEALEADLTTDEKERAEHAMLVDLERNDLGKVSEYGSVSVTEYRRVDRYSEVMHLVSLVEGRRRAGTTLADAIAAVFPGGTITGAPKPRTMEIIEELESTRRGPYTGSMFAIGFDDAAVLNIVIRTLVRYRDEYHLRVGAGIVHDSDPDSEYDETLAKARALVTAIDEALGERAKMTVGADR; this is encoded by the coding sequence ATGACCGCACCGACCGTCGTCACCGACCGCGACGACTTTTGTGCGACCGCTGGGGATGCACCAGCAGGCGCGCGCGTCCCTGTCGAAGTCCAGGTCCGAGTTTCGGACCCCTTCGACGCCTATCGGCGTAGCCGACGGGACTCTGGTGGCTTCTTCTACGAGACGACCGGTGGCCAACCCGGATGGGGCGCGTTCGGCGTCGAACCCGTCGAACGCCTCACTGTTGGCGCATCCGCCGTCTCACGAGACGATACCGCACCGACGCTCGCAGCCCTCGAAGGACTCGTCGACTCGGAGACGCTCGTCCGCGGCGAGTGCGACGTTCCGTATCCCTGTGGCCTGTTCGGATGGCTCTCCTACGACGTCGCACGTGAACTCGAAAGACTCCCCGAGTCCACGACCGACGACCGACGCCTCCCACATCTGCAACTCGGCCTGTACGACCTCGTCGCCTCGTGGGAAGAACCGCGCACCGACGGCGACACACGACTGCGAATCACGTGCTGTCCTCGAATCGAATCGGATTCGGACCTCGACGACGTGTACGACGAGGCACGCGACCGAGCAGTGGCACTCGCTCGTGACGCAGTCGACGGCACCCCCGAACCGGTCGCAGCACCCGTCGCATCCCACGAAGCGCAGTTCGAGAGCGAGTGTGGACGTGCGGCCTTCGCCGAGCGGGTTCGGGCGGCAAAACAGTACATCCGCGACGGCGACACGTTCCAGGCGAACCTCTCACAACGACTCGTCGCACCCGCAGCAGTCCACCCCGTCGACGCCTACGCGGCACTGCGAGCGGTCAACCCCGCGCCGTACTCCGGACTTCTCGAACTCCCCGGACTCGACCTCGTGAGTGCGAGTCCGGAACTCTTGCTCCGCATCGATGGCGACCGACTCGTCACCGAGCCAATCGCTGGAACCCGACCGCGAGGGGCGACGCCGGCCGAAGACGAAGCGCTGGAAGCTGACTTGACGACAGACGAAAAAGAGCGGGCCGAACACGCCATGCTCGTCGACCTCGAACGAAACGACCTCGGGAAAGTCTCCGAGTACGGGTCGGTCAGCGTGACCGAGTACCGTCGCGTCGACCGCTACTCGGAAGTGATGCACCTCGTGTCACTGGTCGAAGGGCGGCGGCGTGCGGGAACGACCCTTGCAGATGCCATCGCGGCGGTGTTCCCCGGTGGCACCATCACTGGAGCGCCAAAGCCACGAACGATGGAGATTATCGAGGAACTCGAATCGACCCGCCGTGGACCCTACACCGGCAGTATGTTCGCCATCGGATTCGACGACGCCGCGGTGTTGAACATCGTCATTCGCACGCTCGTGCGCTACCGCGACGAGTATCACCTCCGCGTCGGCGCGGGTATCGTCCACGACTCCGACCCGGACAGCGAGTACGACGAGACGTTGGCGAAAGCCCGTGCCCTCGTCACCGCCATCGACGAAGCGCTCGGTGAGCGCGCGAAGATGACCGTGGGGGCCGACCGATGA
- a CDS encoding anthrone oxygenase family protein — MVPILQVSTLLDVPVVFVLAVSAVLGGLMAGFFFAYSVSVVLALETLSSSEYTNVMQEINEKVLNALFGVVFFSAAVVPLGGAAVLVLHGDWQTFYGQLYLAGTVIYLAGAFFVTARIHIPMNEHIATWSPVSPPEDWAAVRARWTRWNHVRTTAAVASFALYLAAVASFGA, encoded by the coding sequence GTGGTTCCAATACTCCAGGTCAGCACCCTCCTCGACGTGCCGGTCGTGTTTGTGCTGGCGGTTTCGGCCGTTCTCGGTGGACTCATGGCCGGGTTCTTCTTCGCGTACTCGGTGAGTGTGGTGCTGGCACTGGAGACGCTCTCGTCATCGGAGTACACGAACGTGATGCAGGAGATCAACGAGAAGGTGCTGAACGCCCTGTTCGGAGTCGTGTTCTTCAGTGCCGCCGTCGTACCGCTCGGTGGTGCGGCGGTCTTGGTTCTTCACGGGGACTGGCAGACGTTTTACGGACAACTGTACCTCGCAGGAACCGTCATCTACCTCGCCGGAGCGTTCTTCGTCACGGCGCGGATCCACATCCCGATGAACGAACACATCGCCACCTGGTCTCCGGTGTCGCCACCAGAAGACTGGGCCGCTGTTCGAGCAAGGTGGACACGATGGAACCACGTCAGAACGACCGCAGCAGTGGCTTCGTTCGCGCTTTACCTCGCCGCAGTCGCTTCGTTCGGTGCATAG
- a CDS encoding winged helix-turn-helix transcriptional regulator → MKPIDGEKVPSSESEHAVASARLDPEAVVTEYFYLLEGVPPIDETPRELNETVRTLLELLTGAHAMALFYALFCEQRPLRFTELEAATGASPKVLSRRLKEFVEAGLVTRRSYDQSPPHVEYEPTTMAKELDPAFQFLFAWAARHDQLTGGLPE, encoded by the coding sequence ATGAAGCCAATCGACGGGGAGAAGGTTCCCTCCTCAGAGTCGGAGCACGCGGTAGCATCGGCACGACTAGACCCGGAAGCGGTGGTGACGGAGTACTTCTACCTACTCGAAGGAGTGCCGCCGATCGACGAGACGCCCAGAGAGCTGAACGAGACCGTCCGTACGCTTCTCGAGTTACTCACCGGCGCACATGCGATGGCGCTATTCTACGCGCTCTTCTGCGAGCAGCGCCCGCTTCGGTTCACGGAACTCGAAGCGGCGACGGGTGCATCGCCGAAGGTGCTCTCACGACGACTGAAAGAGTTCGTCGAGGCGGGGCTCGTCACGCGCCGTTCTTACGACCAGAGCCCTCCACACGTCGAGTACGAACCGACGACGATGGCAAAGGAACTCGACCCCGCGTTTCAGTTCCTCTTCGCGTGGGCCGCACGCCACGACCAACTCACAGGTGGTCTTCCTGAATAG
- a CDS encoding SDR family oxidoreductase produces MRQEYPSKVLVAGASGRTGREILRELNERSVSVRAMTRSADNRESLVAHGADEVVVGDLLNPEDARRAIEGCDAVLFAAGSSLTTGLTRPSRVVDGDGVLNLIEAAVDEGVRTFVLQSSIGVGDSRQGMPFWARLIVLRWAVREKDKAEQALLESGLDYVIIRPGWMNDDPATGDVLVAEGSKTMTGSIPRADVARLMVASLFAPDVVNRTFEVVARTDAKAVASPALVDSSWAQQNSPVETSSEA; encoded by the coding sequence ATGAGACAAGAATATCCCTCAAAAGTACTCGTCGCCGGAGCCAGTGGCAGAACCGGGCGTGAGATCCTCCGCGAGCTCAACGAACGGTCGGTTTCCGTTCGCGCGATGACCCGGTCGGCCGACAATCGCGAGTCGCTCGTGGCACACGGTGCTGACGAGGTGGTCGTCGGTGACCTGTTGAACCCCGAAGACGCACGGCGCGCTATCGAAGGCTGCGACGCAGTCCTGTTCGCTGCGGGTTCGAGTCTGACGACAGGGCTGACCCGCCCAAGCCGTGTCGTCGACGGAGACGGCGTCTTGAACCTCATCGAAGCGGCCGTCGACGAAGGGGTCCGAACCTTCGTCCTCCAGAGTTCCATCGGTGTCGGTGACTCCCGTCAGGGAATGCCGTTCTGGGCCCGCTTAATCGTCCTTCGCTGGGCCGTCCGAGAGAAAGATAAGGCTGAGCAGGCGCTCCTCGAATCAGGCCTCGATTACGTGATCATCCGTCCCGGCTGGATGAACGACGACCCGGCGACGGGAGACGTTCTCGTCGCGGAAGGCTCGAAAACCATGACTGGATCGATTCCCAGAGCGGACGTCGCTCGACTCATGGTCGCGTCTCTGTTCGCCCCAGACGTCGTTAACCGGACGTTCGAGGTAGTCGCTCGAACCGACGCGAAGGCCGTCGCCTCACCTGCTCTCGTCGATAGCAGTTGGGCCCAGCAGAACAGTCCTGTCGAAACGTCCTCGGAGGCATAG
- a CDS encoding Rieske (2Fe-2S) protein, protein MSDLERICSVDDVPADTTFLFRITDDDDEEVREAILVRDDGDIKGWLNYCMHLTNIKLDKGSGAEMRNGEIICENHGAYFEADSGYCNYGPCEGAVLDGLDITIDGDHVFLSDDDFSFEGPGAIETDPADRSSKSNVEF, encoded by the coding sequence ATGAGCGACCTCGAACGAATCTGTTCTGTCGACGACGTGCCCGCAGACACGACGTTCCTCTTTCGCATCACCGACGACGACGACGAAGAGGTACGCGAGGCAATCCTCGTGCGAGACGACGGCGACATCAAGGGCTGGTTGAACTACTGCATGCACCTGACGAACATCAAACTCGACAAGGGGTCGGGTGCGGAGATGCGAAACGGCGAGATAATCTGCGAGAATCACGGCGCGTACTTCGAGGCCGATTCCGGCTACTGCAACTACGGCCCGTGTGAGGGTGCCGTCCTCGATGGCCTCGACATCACCATCGACGGCGACCACGTGTTCCTCTCCGACGACGACTTCTCCTTCGAGGGACCCGGCGCAATCGAGACGGACCCCGCCGACCGGAGTTCGAAGTCGAACGTCGAGTTCTGA
- a CDS encoding aminotransferase class IV, translating into MSDDDATRRYHVDGDLVPADEASIPVTDRGFLYGDAAFETLRTYGGDVFHWDAHADRLAETCDVLGMDHGLSDADLRARIDETLAANNLSDAYVRLSITRGSQPGRLTPAEDVDPRVVVIVEPLPRGGRGSDPVWDGPATVQTVRTRRIPDRAIPARAKTHNYLNGILARLELRVTGADEALMLDSDGYVTEGATSNLFFIDDNALCTPSLDGPVLPGITRRVVLDLARQEGIPIRERRFTPDDVRGANEAFLTNSTWELRPIETVDGITVGDGPVTKLLSRLYDDYVERRHYENESLDDDTVPE; encoded by the coding sequence ATGAGCGACGATGACGCCACGCGACGCTACCACGTCGATGGTGACCTCGTTCCGGCGGACGAGGCGTCGATTCCGGTTACTGACCGTGGGTTCCTCTACGGCGACGCCGCCTTCGAGACGCTCCGTACCTACGGCGGCGACGTGTTCCACTGGGACGCTCACGCAGACCGGCTCGCCGAGACGTGTGACGTACTCGGGATGGACCACGGCCTCTCGGACGCCGACCTCCGCGCTCGAATCGACGAGACGCTGGCCGCGAACAATCTGTCGGATGCCTACGTTCGACTCTCGATTACGCGTGGGAGTCAACCCGGCCGCCTCACTCCTGCCGAGGACGTCGACCCGCGAGTCGTCGTCATCGTCGAACCACTGCCGCGTGGTGGGCGCGGGTCGGACCCTGTCTGGGACGGCCCAGCGACGGTCCAGACGGTCAGAACGCGCCGAATTCCGGACCGCGCGATTCCCGCACGGGCGAAGACCCACAACTATCTCAACGGCATCCTCGCACGCCTCGAACTCCGCGTCACCGGCGCGGACGAGGCACTCATGCTCGATTCAGACGGCTACGTCACCGAAGGTGCGACGAGCAACCTGTTTTTCATCGACGACAACGCGCTCTGCACGCCGAGTCTCGACGGGCCGGTCTTGCCGGGCATCACCCGACGAGTCGTCTTAGACCTCGCCCGACAGGAGGGCATCCCGATTCGGGAGCGACGCTTCACCCCGGACGACGTGCGCGGCGCGAACGAGGCGTTCCTCACCAACTCGACGTGGGAACTCCGTCCCATCGAGACGGTCGATGGTATCACCGTCGGCGACGGACCGGTGACGAAACTCCTCTCACGTCTGTACGACGACTACGTCGAACGACGACACTACGAAAACGAGTCACTCGACGACGACACTGTACCCGAATAA
- a CDS encoding calcium/sodium antiporter, whose amino-acid sequence MSALATLISFDTALLVAGIVALYLGAEALVEGASRLAIGLGLRAAIVGVTIVAFATTTPELFVAVLSGLGYSSDLGLGAIIGSNIANIGLVLGISALIQPMGVSTATLRRHVPFMVAAAVTLVALGLDGNLSALDGVVLLVILVAFTAFLVYRARSAKADAIGTDEIDIEDEDEVSAQFKDVLYLGVGLVLLFVGSNWLIQGGQGLLAAYGFSTRFIGLTILAFGTSLPELAASVISAVRGESEFSIGNVVGSNIYNVVAVLGILAIMVPVKVPASTISLDFPALLVFTFGVIALMLRNRDVSRLDGGILVGSYLVFFWLILP is encoded by the coding sequence ATGTCGGCACTCGCAACCCTGATTTCCTTCGATACCGCCCTCCTCGTGGCTGGTATCGTCGCACTCTATCTCGGGGCCGAGGCGCTCGTAGAGGGTGCCTCACGTCTTGCTATTGGCCTCGGTCTTCGGGCAGCAATCGTCGGCGTGACAATCGTCGCGTTCGCGACGACGACGCCGGAACTGTTCGTCGCCGTGTTGAGTGGACTTGGCTACAGTTCTGACCTCGGACTGGGCGCAATCATCGGGTCCAACATCGCCAACATCGGTCTCGTGTTGGGTATCTCTGCGCTCATCCAACCGATGGGCGTCTCGACTGCGACCCTTCGGCGTCACGTCCCCTTCATGGTCGCGGCGGCAGTCACGCTCGTCGCGCTCGGTCTGGACGGAAACCTGAGTGCGCTCGACGGCGTGGTCCTCCTCGTCATCCTCGTGGCGTTCACGGCGTTTCTGGTCTACCGTGCTCGGTCTGCGAAGGCGGACGCGATTGGGACCGACGAAATCGACATCGAGGACGAAGACGAAGTCTCCGCGCAGTTCAAAGACGTCCTCTACCTCGGTGTCGGCCTGGTTCTCCTGTTCGTCGGGTCGAACTGGCTCATTCAAGGTGGACAGGGTCTCCTCGCAGCGTACGGGTTCAGCACGCGATTTATCGGGTTGACCATCCTCGCGTTCGGGACGTCGCTCCCCGAACTGGCTGCCTCCGTCATCAGCGCTGTCCGCGGTGAGTCCGAGTTTAGTATCGGGAACGTCGTCGGGTCGAACATCTACAACGTCGTCGCCGTCCTCGGAATCCTCGCCATCATGGTTCCGGTGAAGGTCCCTGCGAGTACCATCTCACTGGACTTCCCAGCACTCCTCGTCTTCACGTTCGGCGTCATCGCGCTGATGCTCCGCAACCGCGACGTGTCTCGTCTCGACGGTGGAATTCTCGTCGGGAGCTACCTCGTCTTCTTCTGGCTCATCCTCCCGTAA
- a CDS encoding shikimate dehydrogenase, whose translation MQVYGLVGNPVGHSLSPPMHEAAYEATGVDARYVTFEPELSAIEAAITGADALGIAGLNVTIPFKQDVLELVDPDPLAERIGAVNTIDFGPDGPVGYNTDAAGVTRALERHGVELDGSAAVVVGAGGAGRAAAFALADAGSSVHIANRTPAKAEELASAVPGATGGGLDTLDRIHDADILVNATSVGMEAPDETPVPASYLHADLAVLDAVYTPIETRLLREAADAGAVTVDGAWMLLLQGVEAFEVWTGLDAPVEAMNTALRSHLSDD comes from the coding sequence ATGCAAGTGTACGGTCTCGTCGGGAACCCCGTCGGACACTCGTTGTCGCCGCCGATGCACGAGGCGGCCTACGAGGCGACTGGGGTCGATGCACGGTACGTCACCTTCGAACCCGAGCTTTCGGCCATCGAAGCTGCCATCACTGGCGCCGATGCGCTCGGAATCGCCGGGCTAAACGTCACGATTCCATTCAAGCAAGACGTTCTCGAACTGGTCGACCCCGACCCACTCGCCGAACGAATCGGGGCGGTCAACACCATCGACTTCGGCCCGGACGGGCCGGTTGGATACAACACGGATGCGGCGGGAGTCACGCGAGCACTCGAACGTCACGGCGTCGAACTCGATGGTTCGGCCGCTGTCGTCGTCGGTGCTGGCGGCGCAGGCCGCGCGGCCGCGTTCGCCCTCGCCGACGCCGGATCCTCGGTTCATATCGCAAACAGAACGCCAGCGAAAGCCGAGGAACTGGCCAGTGCCGTCCCCGGTGCGACGGGTGGCGGGTTAGACACACTCGACCGGATTCACGACGCCGATATCCTCGTCAACGCGACGAGTGTCGGGATGGAAGCGCCCGACGAGACACCAGTCCCTGCATCGTACCTCCACGCCGACCTCGCCGTCCTCGACGCGGTGTACACGCCAATCGAAACGCGACTCCTCCGAGAAGCGGCCGACGCAGGTGCCGTCACCGTCGATGGCGCGTGGATGCTCCTCCTGCAAGGTGTCGAAGCGTTCGAGGTGTGGACTGGGCTCGATGCACCCGTCGAAGCGATGAACACCGCTCTCCGAAGCCACCTCTCCGACGACTGA
- a CDS encoding helix-hairpin-helix domain-containing protein, with protein MGLLDSILSFLKSLRGGDSSSASHGGRDESATVTVERDTRAEREEADIETEAAVKEPVEETTEPDTEAAVEEPVEADVVEEAEEAEETIEEAEPAGEEEPEADEAEEVEEAEEAEEAAEAEPETVDEAEDVEETEEEPEAEEAEDVEEAEEVEESEDFDEAEEAEEAEEEPEAEAEAESPSVDTVRGIGPAYAERLSDIGIETVADLAVADAEEVGEAIDVSPKRVQRWIDRASDA; from the coding sequence ATGGGCTTGCTTGACAGTATTCTGTCCTTCTTGAAATCGCTCCGTGGTGGCGACTCCTCGTCCGCTTCGCACGGTGGACGTGACGAATCGGCAACCGTTACGGTCGAACGAGACACGCGCGCAGAGCGTGAGGAGGCGGATATCGAGACGGAAGCAGCAGTGAAAGAACCGGTCGAAGAGACGACAGAACCCGACACGGAAGCAGCAGTCGAGGAACCCGTAGAGGCCGACGTGGTCGAAGAAGCTGAAGAGGCTGAAGAGACCATCGAAGAGGCAGAACCAGCGGGTGAAGAAGAACCTGAAGCCGATGAGGCTGAGGAAGTCGAGGAGGCTGAAGAGGCTGAGGAAGCGGCTGAGGCAGAGCCCGAAACTGTCGACGAGGCTGAAGACGTCGAAGAGACCGAGGAAGAACCCGAGGCTGAAGAAGCCGAAGACGTCGAAGAGGCTGAAGAAGTCGAAGAGAGTGAAGACTTCGACGAAGCGGAAGAGGCTGAGGAAGCTGAAGAAGAACCCGAAGCTGAAGCTGAAGCTGAATCACCCTCCGTCGATACGGTTCGCGGAATCGGCCCGGCCTACGCAGAACGGCTCTCTGACATCGGTATCGAAACCGTCGCAGACCTCGCAGTCGCTGATGCAGAGGAAGTCGGCGAGGCCATCGACGTGTCGCCGAAGCGGGTTCAACGTTGGATCGACCGCGCGAGCGACGCGTAA
- a CDS encoding winged helix-turn-helix transcriptional regulator has protein sequence MRTLDETDFEILRLLTEDARRSYREIAEVVDLSSPSVSDRVSRLQEMGIIRRFTLDLDRSKLRGGVPVLVELSVRPDAVEEISDTLALADGVEHVFMGSDPRVFFQSRLQKADVRTFLTKTFDSEEWGAITDYEVAVLTSADWTPQISGTDLAVTCAQCGNDVNDEGETLRLDGRLYYLCCPSCLEQFESRYDQFSANA, from the coding sequence ATGCGCACACTCGACGAGACGGACTTCGAGATCCTTCGACTCTTGACCGAAGACGCACGCCGGTCCTACCGCGAGATCGCCGAGGTCGTCGACCTCAGTTCCCCGTCGGTATCCGACCGTGTGAGTCGCCTCCAGGAGATGGGTATTATTCGCAGGTTCACGCTCGACCTCGACCGCTCGAAACTCCGTGGGGGTGTTCCCGTCCTCGTGGAACTGTCGGTTCGACCCGACGCCGTCGAGGAGATCAGTGATACACTCGCGCTCGCGGACGGTGTCGAGCACGTGTTCATGGGCTCGGACCCCCGGGTCTTTTTCCAGTCACGGCTCCAGAAGGCGGACGTGCGAACGTTCCTGACGAAGACGTTCGACTCAGAGGAGTGGGGGGCGATCACTGACTACGAGGTGGCCGTGCTCACGAGCGCCGACTGGACGCCACAGATCAGTGGAACAGACCTCGCAGTCACCTGTGCCCAGTGTGGCAATGATGTGAATGACGAGGGTGAAACGCTCCGACTCGACGGCCGTCTGTACTACCTCTGTTGTCCCTCCTGTCTGGAGCAGTTCGAATCCCGCTACGACCAGTTCAGTGCGAACGCCTGA